One segment of Rosa chinensis cultivar Old Blush chromosome 6, RchiOBHm-V2, whole genome shotgun sequence DNA contains the following:
- the LOC112171837 gene encoding fasciclin-like arabinogalactan protein 14 has translation MKTNKAKASVSFFLLMMLLISSCSAFNITKLLEKEDDFSNFNQQLSQTKIADQINKRSTITVLAVDNSAIGGLGDDSSVTKAIMSVHVILDYYDKEKLTKHAKTNKSAMLTTLYQTSGLAKNQQGFLRVAADDGEITFGSASKGGQMNSKLVKSVTAQPFNISVLQVSSIIEVPDINANPSPEKAPAPKRGKPPSSSDDADSPSDDDSDSPSDDTADSPGDDSDSEAPSPSKHHTPPKPKDDTSDSPSSSPAPAPGKSDARATAAEMGVGVVAMGLVSVLVAFF, from the coding sequence ATGAAGACGAATAAAGCTAAAGCCTCTGTCTCCTTCTTCCTTCTCATGATGTTGTTAATAAGCTCTTGTTCGGCTTTCAACATCACCAAGCTCCTCGAAAAGGAAGACGATTTCAGCAACTTCAACCAGCAGCTCTCCCAGACCAAAATCGCCGACCAGATCAACAAGCGAAGCACCATCACCGTCCTCGCCGTGGACAACAGCGCAATAGGCGGTCTAGGTGACGACAGCTCCGTGACGAAGGCGATCATGAGCGTCCACGTCATCCTCGACTACTACGACAAGGAGAAGCTGACCAAGCATGCCAAGACCAACAAGAGCGCCATGCTGACGACGCTGTACCAGACCTCCGGGTTGGCTAAGAACCAACAGGGCTTCCTCCGAGTAGCAGCCGACGACGGTGAGATTACTTTCGGGTCGGCAAGCAAGGGTGGACAAATGAACTCCAAGCTGGTCAAGTCTGTGACAGCTCAGCCCTTCAACATTTCCGTGCTTCAGGTTAGTTCCATCATAGAGGTTCCCGACATTAATGCTAATCCTTCCCCCGAAAAGGCTCCGGCACCGAAGAGGGGAAAGCCTCCGAGTTCGTCCGACGACGCCGACAGTCCCTCCGACGACGACTCTGACAGTCCCTCCGACGACACAGCCGACAGTCCCGGGGACGACTCGGACTCGGAGGCTCCCAGTCCGTCGAAGCACCATACACCACCCAAGCCTAAGGATGATACGTCAGATTCGCCATCGTCGAGTCCAGCGCCTGCGCCCGGTAAGAGTGATGCACGCGCCACCGCTGCGGAGATGGGCGTTGGGGTTGTTGCTATGGGGTTAGTTTCGGTGTTAGTTGCCTTCTTTTGA